The following proteins are co-located in the Solanum pennellii chromosome 1, SPENNV200 genome:
- the LOC107021946 gene encoding uncharacterized protein LOC107021946 has protein sequence MKTLFKSQEVLELVEEGFVDLAGSDEEAEKLKEIIKKDAKALFLIQQAVPDTIFSRIAATTTSSKAWKIVKKEFQCSAKSYGEDISEETVVAKVLRSLTPKFEHIFAAIEESHDLSDYTFDELMSSLQDHEKRLLWSHEKNKEKALQVKGESTHRKDKLENIANRCRGRGGFRGRGHGRGQGRSRDRGGPNEEKQWTFSCHYCRNQVIKKFIVGINRRMRITKQALQRKMMMNDLDESQKYDVRLGDNKKIKVEGEGTVSIMTSQGNAKILEDVMCVPSLSNNLLSIGQLMISGYSISFDDGVYTFKNKKFGKTIAKVPMTNNKMFSLEVSTVEKCVMVASGDDETKLWNLRYGHLNVMRQSGCRLKTHRTDRGAEFMAKEFSSFCEENGIHKDLTTPYTPEKISVAERKNRTVVEMGRSMMEVISRFMHNPSKLHLGAAKRVLRCIAGIDHGIWYSKVTDFTLTGFTDSDYMGNIDDRKSTSGFLFNLGSGAISWSSKKQEVVAL, from the exons ATGAAAACTCTTTTCAAATCACAAGAAGTTTTGGAGCTGGTGGAAGAAGGCTTTGTGGATCTAGCAGGCTCTGACGAAGAGGCAGAGAAATTGAAAGAGATCATAAAGAAAGACGCCAAAGCTTTGTTCCTGATTCAACAAGCAGTTCCTGatacaattttttcaagaattGCAGCAACAACTACATCTTCTAAGGCATGGAAGATTGTGAAGAAGGAATTTCAATGTTCAGCTAAG TCTTATGGTGAAGATATATCTGAAGAAACTGTTGTAGCAAAAGTTTTAAGGAGTCTTACTCCAAAATTTGAACATATTTTTGCTGCGATTGAGGAATCTCATGACTTATCTGATTATACTTTTGATGAACTAATGAGTTCTTTACAAGATCATGAAAAGAGGCTTCTATGgtcacatgaaaaaaataaagaaaaggcATTACAGGTGAAGGGGGAGTCCACTCATCGAAAAGATAAGCTAGAAAACATTGCAAATCGTTGCCGCGGCAGAGGTGGCTTTCGAGGAAGAGGTCATGGAAGAGGCCAAGGAAGAAGTCGAGATAGAGGAGGACCAAATGAAGAGAAGCAATGGACGTTTTCGTGCCACTACTGCAGAAATCAGGTCATAAAGAAGTTTATTGTTGGCATAAACAGAAGGATGAGAATAACCAAGCAAGCTTTGCAGAGAAAAATGATGATGAAT GATCTTGATGAGTCACAAAAATACGACGTGAGGCTTGGAGATAACAAGAAGATTAAGGTTGAAGGCGAAGGCACTGTTAGCATTATGACCAGCCAAGGTAATGCTAAAATTTTAGAAGATGTGATGTGTGTTCCTAGCCTTTCAAATAATTTGCTTAGCATTGGACAACTAATGATTAGCGGGTACTCAATTTCTTTTGATGATGGTGTCTacacttttaaaaataagaaatttggGAAAACCATTGCTAAAGTTCCAATGACTAACAACAAAATGTTTTCTTTAGAAGTTTCAACGGTTGAAAAGTGTGTTATGGTAGCTAGTGGAGATGATGAAACTAAACTTTGGAATTTGCGTTATGGTCATTTAAATGTTATG AGGCAAAGTGGATGTAGACTCAAAACTCATCGGACAGATAGAGGTGCTGAGTTTATGGCAAAAGAATTCAGTTCCTTTTGTGAGGAAAATGGAATACACAAAGATCTCACAACACCATATACACCGGAGAAAATAAGTGTAGCTGAACGAAAGAACCGCACAGTTGTCGAGATGGGCAGAAGCATGATGGAAG TCATATCGAGATTTATGCACAATCCCAGCAAGCTTCACCTTGGAGCTGCAAAGAGAGTGCTGAGATGTATTGCTGGGATAGATCATGGAATTTGGTATTCTAAGGTAACAGATTTCACACTAACTGGCTTTACTGATAGTGACTACATGGGCAACATTGATGACAGAAAGAGCACATCTGGTTTCTTGTTTAATCTTGGATCTGGAGCAATCTCATGGAGTTCAAAGAAGCAGGAAGTAGTGGCCTTATAA